The Microscilla marina ATCC 23134 genome includes the window ATATAGGACCATTGCGTACTCAAGGCGTAACGATTATGGGTTTAAGCCCTGATGGGCAACGTTATTTTGACTACCACCACACCGAAACTGATACCTTTGACAAGGTAAACCCTCGTGAGCTACAATTGGGGGCGGCGGCAATGGCCACCATGGTTTATTTGTTGGCAGAGTATGGTTTATAGAGAATACTCGTCTAATATTTAGCTATGCTTGTCAGGTTTTTGAAATCTGCCAGGTATAAAACTTGAATTCTGAGATAACCCAACCTCGTTTTGCTTTACTCTAAAACTATGTAAGAAGCTGCATCGTTGCAAGTATTATAATGAATAAACTTTCTTGTTCACATAAAAAAACGGCAATGAAATATATCTATACTTTTCTTATACTTTGTATGGCAGGGCAACTTTCGGCACAGCAACTTCCGGGGTTTACCATTGTTAAAAAAAATGATGCTACCTCTATCAAAAACCAAAGCAGATCGGGTACCTGCTGGAGTTTTGCCGCAGTATCTTTTATCGAGAGTGAATTGTTGCGTCAGGGGAAACGACCCCTCGACTTGTCTGAAATGTATATTGCCCGTATGATTTATCAACAAAAAGCCACCATGTATGTACGTATGATGGGGCACTCATTTTTTACAGCAGGTGGGCAACCCCACGATGTAATGAATGCTATACGTGATTTTGGTATTGTACCCGAAAGTGTGTATTCGGGCAGAATACACGGCGAGCAGTATCACAACCACGCTAGGTTAGACACTGCCGCAAAAAAATTTGTAGTAAGTATCAGTAAGAAAAAGGGGCGTCAACTTCCGGTAAACTGGCAGGCAGATTTTTCGGCAATATTAGATGCTCAACTGGGCAATGTACCCCAAACATTTGCCTACCAAGGCAAAAGATATACTCCTCAGAGCTACGCCAAAACCCAGGTAGGTTTAAATACCAACGACTATATAACCCTCACTTCTTATAACCATCACCCTTTTTACCAGCCTTTTTGTCTTGAGTCGCGTTACAACTGGTCGTTTGGTTTATACCATAATGTGCCACTCAACGAGTTTATGCAAACGATTGACTATGCCCTGGAGCAGGGGTATACATTGGTATGGAACGGCGATGTTACCGAAAAAACATTCAAGTTTCGTTCATCGCTGGCAACTATTCCGGGCAATCAAAACATTGACCAGCAAATGCGGCAAGCCAGCTTCGACAACCACGCCACTACCGTAGACCACGTGATGCACATTGTAGGCATTGCCCAAAAAGGCAAAGAGAAATACTACATTGTGAAAAATTCGTGGGGCACCCACAACCAGTGTGGAGGCTATATGTATTTGTCAGAGGGTTTTATCAAACTCAAAACAGTATCGTTGATGTTGCACAAAGAGGCGTTGCTTAAAATTCTCAAGAAGAAATTAAAGTTTTAGCTTGGCTTATTTCTTGGCAATCCTGTTGGGGTTGTCTTTCAGAAAACTTCCCCAGCTTTTTGCTTTGTTCATACCACCAAGTTTACCTTGAAAGTAATGGCAGAGCGCCACACCTAAGGCATCGGAGGCATCCAATGTGTCATTTTCGTGAAAAGTAAAGTTCAGTTGTTTTTCCAACATTCTTGCTACTTGTTCTTTGGAGGCATTGCCACTACCCGTGACCGATTGTTTTACTTTGCGAGGGGCGTACTCGGCTATAGGTATTTGTCGTACCAAAGCTGCTGACATGGCCACCCCCTGTGCCCTGCCAAGTTTGAGCGCGGCCTGCACGTTTTTGCCCATAAATGGCGCTTCCAGTGCCATTTCGTCGGGGAGGTACTCCTCTACCAACTGGCTTACCCTTTCAAATATTTTTTTGAGTTTTAGTGCGTGATTGCTGTATTTTGCCAAATGAATTACTCCGTATTGTACGACACTTACTTTTTTGCCTTTGACCAGGATCAATCCGTAGCCCATCAATTGAGTACCAGGATCGATGCCTATGATAATTTTTTCGCCTTCTTTTTTTTCCATAAGTATTGATTTGCTCACTAAGAAACCAACGTTTTGCCTGAATTTTAGCCGAGCAAGTCAAGTACTTATTAGCTAAAACTTGTATCTTGCTACTCAACTGTATTTGCGAATAAAAAACATTGAATTTTAAATGACCTTGGAGCACACTTTTGGTGTGGCAATCTCTTTTTACTTTATTCGATTTTTACACCTCTGGCAACCCCTAAAGTATTGATTCCTTGGAGATTATTATTACTGTAATTCTTACAATTTATGCTTTTTTTGCGGCATATTTGACTTTTGGTTGGATAAAAATTCCTTTTTTTCGTATCCAGGCAAACCCTATGAGTTTTCACGAAACATCTTGCGTGTTGTCGGTGGTGATAGTGGTACGCAACGAAGCCGAAAACATCCTGGCTTTGTTGCAGGATTTGAGTGCCCAAACCTTGACCAAAGACTTGTTTGAGGTAATCATAGTAAACGATCACTCTACCGACCAGACCGTGGCCTTGGTAGAAGCGTATGCTGGGCAAGCAGATTTTCGCCTTCAGTTGTTGCATTTGCACCAAAATGAAGTAGAAGCGTCTCCCAAAAAAGCGGGTATTCATAAGGCAATTCAGGCAGCACAGGGTACCTATGTGGTTACTACCGATGGTGACTGTAGAGTATTGCCTGGGTGGTTGCAAGTGTACTATACGTTTTATCAACAATATGCCGCACAACTCGTCAGTGGGGCGGTTACCTTTGCTCCAGCCAACCATTTGTTTGCCCAAGTACAAGTAGTAGAGTTTGCCAGTTTGATAGGCTCTGGAGCGGCTTCGCTACAGCTGGGTAACCCCAATATGTGCAATGGAGCAAACCTTTCATACAGTAAAGCTGCTTTTGAGGCAGTAGGTGGTTTTGCTGGTACCGAACACCTGGCCTCAGGTGATGATGAATTTTTGATGCACAAAATTGCCCAAAAGTATCCCCAAGGTATCTATTTTGTCAAACACCCCCAAAGTATCGTCAGTACACGCCCGGTACCTACCTTAAACAAATTTTTTCATCAGCGTAAAAGGTGGGCGAGTAAATGGAGCTTTTACAAGGATTATAAAGTCAAAATGCTCGCTTTTTTTATCTTTCTTTGTAATTTTGGTTTATTGTTCGCTTTTTTGGCGTACCTTTTTGGAGGATATTCTGCAAATGCGTTTTTGACACAAATAAGCATCAAATGCATAGTTGAATTTATCTTTTTAAGTTTAGTGCTAAACTATCTCAAAAAAAGAAAGTTTATTTGGTGGATACCTATAGTTCAAGCCATTTATCCTTTATATGTTGTTTTTTTTGGCTTATTGGCTCAACACAAGGGAGCTTATGACTGGAAAGGAAGAAAATTGAGTTAGCAAAACGCGAAAAAGAAAGAGTTTGAATAAAACAAAATACCTGTTTGATGGAGTAGGCTATTTTTGTAGTTTTACTTAGAATAAAGCACCACGAGTAGTACACAAAACTTACTATTCAACCATTACCAGATAAGATTGCCTCAGTTATTTTACATTGTATATTACTACTAAAAAAGGCAATCGTTTGCATTGTTATGGCAAAAAAGAATACAGAAAATAAAAGAAACAAAAAGACCAAAAAGTTGAAAAACCTGATACTATCAGGTAAAAAACAACAGCAGTTAAAGACACCTTACTATTACGTCAAAAAACGACTCTTTGCCAATATTCCGGCAGTGTTTGGAATGATTGTAATTTGTATAGCAGTGGTCATTGCGTTGTTGGGGTATTCTATTATGCCAGACAACACACCCAACGCCAACGACAGGGTAGACCAGATCAAACAACAACCCCCAGGTTTTAGAGCCCGCATGCTCAAAATCAGAAAAGACCGCGCAGTAAAACAGCACAATTTTTTTTATAAACTACTCTTTGGGCAAGAAAGCGATTATCGCATTATACCCCTTGCTGATACTTCGTATCAGTTGTTGCCACCTCAAATAAAAGCATTAGAGGCAAAGTTGCCTGCCAACTTGATAGACAGTTTGAAGAACAAACCCAAAATAATCTCTTTTTTGCGCCCCAAGGCTGATTTTGACAATATGTTAAGAAAAATCATAGGCGATCAAAACACCGACAAATACTTGGGTACCATTATCAAACAAGCCAATCAGGTGTTGCCCTATCAGATAGATGGTGTAAGTTTAACTTACCTAGAGTTTGGAGGTATTAAATCATCAACGATACAGTTAGTAGATGTTGTGCATAGTATTTCTACAGCCAAAGATATCAAAGTAAGTGGTAACCGGGTGACTTATTATGATCTAAAAGACCGGGCAAGAATGACTACAGCGGAAGAGTTAAAACAAAACTTTGTCAAGCATAACCTAGAGTATCGCACCTTTATTTTGGGTACCGATCATACCGGGCGCGACATGCTCAGTCGTTTGTTGTTTGGGGTGCGTATTTCGTTGGGTATAGGCTTGGTATCAGTAGCTATCTCATTGATGGTAGGGCTCACATTAGGTTCGCTGGCTGGTTTTTTTGGAGGGATGGTTGACAGTGTCATCATGTGGTTTATGACCGTAGTATGGTCTATTCCGGGCATTATGTTGGTAATAGCCATTAGCCTTGCCTTGCAAAGTCGTGGGGTGTGGGTGGCCTTTGTAGCTGTAGGGCTCACTACCTGGGTAGAAATAGCCCGTGTGGTAAGAGGGCAAATATTATCTGTAAAAGAAAAATTATATATAGAAGCAGCCCGTGCTTTGGGAATGCGTAGCTTGCGTATTATACGGGTACACATCTGGCCAAATATCATTGGACCTTTGATCGTAATTATTACTTCTAATTTTGCTTCAGCAATACTAATAGAAGCTGGTTTGAGTTTTTTAGGTTTAGGGGTAGCGCCTCCTATGCCTTCGTGGGGAATTATGGTGGCCGATGGTTTCAGGCTTATGACTACGCCCGGTGGTTTTTATCTGGTGTTTTTCCCAAGCTTTTGTATCAGCCTAATGGTGTTGGCGTTTAATTTGTTTGGTAATGGACTACGTGACGCTTTCGACCCTAAAACGATAACTCGGTGAGTATGTATCAGAAGAAATTTCATTTGATTGAACTAGAGCTTAACTCGATTCTTGAGATTACTCAAGTAATTAATAACAATGCTCCGGAAGACTCTTTGTACAAAATGTACAAATTTACACTTCAGGGTAATTTACAAGTAGAAAAGCTTGCCCTCTATGTTTTTGAAGATGATGACAACAAGTGGCAGTGCAAGGTAGACTTTGGTACCAATCTCGATTTTTCTAACATAGACCTGGAAGCGGAAGCCCTTTCCGACATTCGTGACATTTCTCCGGTAGACCATGTAGACTTTTCTACCGAATCTTTTAATGAGTTTGATGTAATTATTCCGGTTTTTCATAAAGACAAGGTGCTTGCCTATGTGTTTCTTGATTCTAATGAAAGCGATTCAGAGCTAAATGATGTAGATACCCGCTTTGTGCAAACCTTGAGTAATATCATCATTGTGGCCATTGAAAATAAGAAGTTGGTGCGTAAGCAAATCAGACAGGAAACCTTTAAAAAAGAACTTGATATTGCCAAACAAGTGCAATCTATGCTTTTTCCTAAGTCGTTGCCCAAAACCAAATCTCTGCAGATTGAGGCTACCTATTTTCCTCACCATATAGTAGGGGGTGACTATTACGATTACATTCCAGTGTCAGACGAAGAGTTTGTACTGTGTATTGCCGACGTATCGGGCAAGGGAGTGCCAGCAGCCCTGCTAATGTCTAACTTCCAGGCATCGTTGCGTACCCTTACCCGCCAAACGACTGATTTAAACGAAATCATTAGTGAGTTGAATAGCCTGATCTGGCAAAATGCCCAAGGTGATCATTTCATTACCTTTTTTATAGGGCTATACAATACAACTACCCGCCAGTTTAACTACATCAATGCGGGACACAATCCTGCGTTTTTGTTGTATAACAATGAAGCCCACCAACTACACAGCGGCACTACTATTTTAGGTATTTTTGATCCACTGCCTTTCATCAACCAAAAAAGTGTAGACAATATAGACGAGTTTCTGTTGTTTAGTTATACCGATGGTATTACAGAAACCTCTAACCCTGAAGGCGAAGAATATGGCATTGAACGTTTGATGGAGTTTATCACCAAAAACCGTGATATGGATGTAACTAAACTACACAATCAACTGATTCGAGAGATTCAGATGTTTAAACAAGAAAACCAGTACAGTGACGACATTACCATGTTATCTTGTCGCTATACCCAAGAAGAAGATGATGAAGGCTAAACTTTGTGGAAGGTAAGCTCTTCTTACAAAGGATGATTTAATACAATAATATGCGTTTTTTTAAAACTGCCTGGTGGGTACGCCAAATGTTTCCTCAGTATACCTGGAAAATAGACACTCAACAACCCACTATTTACCTCACCTTCGACGATGGACCTATTCCAGAGGTAACCGAATATGTGCTGGATCAACTCAAGCAATACCAGGCAAAAGCCACGTTCTTTTGCGTGGGCGACAATGTTCGAAAACACCCCGATATTTATCAACAAGTGGTTGTCCACGGACACCGCACAGGTAACCATACTTACCACCATCTCAACGGATGGAAGACCGAAGACGAGGAATACTTGACCAATATAGAGCAGTGTTATCAAATTATGAATGCTGCCAGCCATTCGCCCCATAAACCCTTATTTCGCCCACCTTATGGTAAAGTAAAGCGTAGCCAAATGAAGTCCCTTGTTACCCGTTATCAGGTCATTATGTGGGATGTGCTCACCTATGACTTTGACTCCACCCTTGAGCCTGAGGTGTGTTTGCAAAAAGCGATAGGCTATACCACTCCTGGTTCTATTGTGGTTTTTCACGACAGTGTAAAGTCTATTGACAAACTACGGTATGTGCTGCCTCGCTACTTGGCACACTTTGCCGAACAAGGCTTTGGTTTTGAGGCGATTGGAGATGAAACATGATGGCTGTAAATATTGAAATAATAAAAACCCCACCTACCATCGTTTACCTACTCATTCCCTTAGTTATTTACCTCTTGTTCCAGGCTGGTCTGTTGGTGGGGTTGCTTGGGCACAAAGACTTGTTTAAGGTAACAGAGAGCAAACCCACGTCTCAAGTGACCATTATGATAGCTGCCCGCAACGAAGCCACCAATATCTTGCGTTGCCTGCAGGCATTACAAGCGCTTGATTATCCCAAAAGTCAGTTACAAATACTTATTGGCAACGACCACTCTACTGATGCTACCGCCCAAATCATCCAAGACTTTATTGCCGACAAACCCCACTTCCAATTGATAAACATCGAGCAAAACTTGGGCAAGGCAAAGGGCAAAGCAAATGTGTTGGCACATTTGGCGCAAGTAGCCCAAGGCGAATGGTGGTTGGTGACCGATGCTGACATTGTGGTGCCTGAGGGTTGGGTACAGGCAATGTTAGCGGCTTTGCAAAGCAAGGTTTCGGGTAAGCAAGTAGGCATTGTGACTGGGTTTACGCTGGTGCAGGGCAAACGCTTGTTTGATAAGTTTCAGGCCATAGACTGGGCTTATTCGCTGGGATTGATCAAGGTTTGGAGCAATTGGGGCATTCCAGTCACGGCCATGGGCAACAATATGGGAATATGCCCGGCAGCTTATCGCAAAACAGGGGGCTACGAACAAATTCCTTTTTCTATTACCGAAGATTTTGCCTTGTTTCAGGCAGTTGTAGCGCAAGGCTATGCTTTCAAAAATATGATTCATCCTGATATGACCGCCTTGTCTGAGCCAGTGTCTACTGTCAGCGCCTGGCTGCATCAACGCAAGCGTTGGATGTCGGGCGCTTTGCAAGCGCCTTGGTTTTTATCCTTATTTTTTGGTTTGCATAGTAGTTTTTGGCTCCTTTTATTGGGTTTAGGTTGGTTTTCGCCCTTTTGGGCCATGGGTTTGGCAGGAGTTAAGTTGTTGATTCAGTGTGGGTTTATTACTATTACATTACAACGGGCAAAACAAACTCATCTGGTTGTTTATCTGGCATTGTTTGAAGTATACCATGTGACATTTACCTGGCTCATGGCAGTGTTTTACTTTTTACCTGTCAAGGTATGGTGGAAGGGGAGAAAATATTAGTCTTTGTTTTGTTGCTGATGCAATTCCCTGAGTTTGCCAGCATTCGATTGCCACACCCCCGGTTTTGCTTGCTGGAGCCATCAGATACCCCTACTTTCATTGTTTTGCCAAAAACAAATTCATTGCGCATTTTTCTTAGGTTGTGAGCACCCGCCGCAATGTCAAAGTGGGCATCTATCATGTAGTAGTTGGTTTTATGTTTCAACGACTTGGCGTTCCAGTGATTGGTGTACTTGATTTTGACCCGGTTCTCCGAATAAATCGTGACCGTAGTTTGGTGTCGGCTTTGATCACAAACAGCCAGTGCTGCATCTACTATAGCCACCTGTGGGGCTTGTGTCTCAAAAAAGCGAAGCCAGTGAGACCGTTGCCCAGAGGCTTGATTGGCTTGAGCAAACATTTTCTCAATAAAAGCCTCCTTACT containing:
- a CDS encoding C1 family peptidase, whose product is MKYIYTFLILCMAGQLSAQQLPGFTIVKKNDATSIKNQSRSGTCWSFAAVSFIESELLRQGKRPLDLSEMYIARMIYQQKATMYVRMMGHSFFTAGGQPHDVMNAIRDFGIVPESVYSGRIHGEQYHNHARLDTAAKKFVVSISKKKGRQLPVNWQADFSAILDAQLGNVPQTFAYQGKRYTPQSYAKTQVGLNTNDYITLTSYNHHPFYQPFCLESRYNWSFGLYHNVPLNEFMQTIDYALEQGYTLVWNGDVTEKTFKFRSSLATIPGNQNIDQQMRQASFDNHATTVDHVMHIVGIAQKGKEKYYIVKNSWGTHNQCGGYMYLSEGFIKLKTVSLMLHKEALLKILKKKLKF
- the ruvC gene encoding crossover junction endodeoxyribonuclease RuvC; its protein translation is MEKKEGEKIIIGIDPGTQLMGYGLILVKGKKVSVVQYGVIHLAKYSNHALKLKKIFERVSQLVEEYLPDEMALEAPFMGKNVQAALKLGRAQGVAMSAALVRQIPIAEYAPRKVKQSVTGSGNASKEQVARMLEKQLNFTFHENDTLDASDALGVALCHYFQGKLGGMNKAKSWGSFLKDNPNRIAKK
- a CDS encoding glycosyltransferase family 2 protein, with amino-acid sequence MEIIITVILTIYAFFAAYLTFGWIKIPFFRIQANPMSFHETSCVLSVVIVVRNEAENILALLQDLSAQTLTKDLFEVIIVNDHSTDQTVALVEAYAGQADFRLQLLHLHQNEVEASPKKAGIHKAIQAAQGTYVVTTDGDCRVLPGWLQVYYTFYQQYAAQLVSGAVTFAPANHLFAQVQVVEFASLIGSGAASLQLGNPNMCNGANLSYSKAAFEAVGGFAGTEHLASGDDEFLMHKIAQKYPQGIYFVKHPQSIVSTRPVPTLNKFFHQRKRWASKWSFYKDYKVKMLAFFIFLCNFGLLFAFLAYLFGGYSANAFLTQISIKCIVEFIFLSLVLNYLKKRKFIWWIPIVQAIYPLYVVFFGLLAQHKGAYDWKGRKLS
- a CDS encoding ABC transporter permease — translated: MAKKNTENKRNKKTKKLKNLILSGKKQQQLKTPYYYVKKRLFANIPAVFGMIVICIAVVIALLGYSIMPDNTPNANDRVDQIKQQPPGFRARMLKIRKDRAVKQHNFFYKLLFGQESDYRIIPLADTSYQLLPPQIKALEAKLPANLIDSLKNKPKIISFLRPKADFDNMLRKIIGDQNTDKYLGTIIKQANQVLPYQIDGVSLTYLEFGGIKSSTIQLVDVVHSISTAKDIKVSGNRVTYYDLKDRARMTTAEELKQNFVKHNLEYRTFILGTDHTGRDMLSRLLFGVRISLGIGLVSVAISLMVGLTLGSLAGFFGGMVDSVIMWFMTVVWSIPGIMLVIAISLALQSRGVWVAFVAVGLTTWVEIARVVRGQILSVKEKLYIEAARALGMRSLRIIRVHIWPNIIGPLIVIITSNFASAILIEAGLSFLGLGVAPPMPSWGIMVADGFRLMTTPGGFYLVFFPSFCISLMVLAFNLFGNGLRDAFDPKTITR
- a CDS encoding PP2C family protein-serine/threonine phosphatase; the encoded protein is MYQKKFHLIELELNSILEITQVINNNAPEDSLYKMYKFTLQGNLQVEKLALYVFEDDDNKWQCKVDFGTNLDFSNIDLEAEALSDIRDISPVDHVDFSTESFNEFDVIIPVFHKDKVLAYVFLDSNESDSELNDVDTRFVQTLSNIIIVAIENKKLVRKQIRQETFKKELDIAKQVQSMLFPKSLPKTKSLQIEATYFPHHIVGGDYYDYIPVSDEEFVLCIADVSGKGVPAALLMSNFQASLRTLTRQTTDLNEIISELNSLIWQNAQGDHFITFFIGLYNTTTRQFNYINAGHNPAFLLYNNEAHQLHSGTTILGIFDPLPFINQKSVDNIDEFLLFSYTDGITETSNPEGEEYGIERLMEFITKNRDMDVTKLHNQLIREIQMFKQENQYSDDITMLSCRYTQEEDDEG
- a CDS encoding polysaccharide deacetylase family protein codes for the protein MRFFKTAWWVRQMFPQYTWKIDTQQPTIYLTFDDGPIPEVTEYVLDQLKQYQAKATFFCVGDNVRKHPDIYQQVVVHGHRTGNHTYHHLNGWKTEDEEYLTNIEQCYQIMNAASHSPHKPLFRPPYGKVKRSQMKSLVTRYQVIMWDVLTYDFDSTLEPEVCLQKAIGYTTPGSIVVFHDSVKSIDKLRYVLPRYLAHFAEQGFGFEAIGDET
- a CDS encoding glycosyltransferase family 2 protein → MMAVNIEIIKTPPTIVYLLIPLVIYLLFQAGLLVGLLGHKDLFKVTESKPTSQVTIMIAARNEATNILRCLQALQALDYPKSQLQILIGNDHSTDATAQIIQDFIADKPHFQLINIEQNLGKAKGKANVLAHLAQVAQGEWWLVTDADIVVPEGWVQAMLAALQSKVSGKQVGIVTGFTLVQGKRLFDKFQAIDWAYSLGLIKVWSNWGIPVTAMGNNMGICPAAYRKTGGYEQIPFSITEDFALFQAVVAQGYAFKNMIHPDMTALSEPVSTVSAWLHQRKRWMSGALQAPWFLSLFFGLHSSFWLLLLGLGWFSPFWAMGLAGVKLLIQCGFITITLQRAKQTHLVVYLALFEVYHVTFTWLMAVFYFLPVKVWWKGRKY